A segment of the Leptospirillum ferriphilum genome:
GACAAAGGCTGCCAGGTGTCGGCCGGAGGGACTCCGGAAGCTCCACCGGGAAGATCCGGTCGAGAAGGATGAAACGCGGAATACAGAAAAAAGCCGAATCCGGCCAGTCCGATCAGAAAACCCCATCGCCCGGTCATCTCAGTGTCTTTCTCCTCCCGAATCGCCCCGGACGATCTCCGTACCCGCCTGTGTTTGTCCGTCCAATTCGATTTCGAGCCCCCTTCGTCCTCCGGAGGTCGGGATCCGGGTGACGGATAGCAAAAACCGCCCGGTCTTCCCCGGAAGGATCTCCCGATCGAAGGTGGATTCCCAGTCCGCATTTTCCTTCCATTGCTTTTCCCCTTCCCACAGGACCGACCGGCGATATCCCCGAAGACGGATCCTCTCCACCCGGAAGGTCGTCCTGCCGGTGTTCAAGACTTCGAACAGAGCGAAGATTCGGGCATCTGCCGGGGTGCGGGTAAATCCCAGGAGCCGCAACCGGATCCCGTTCCCCCTTCCCTCGATGGGAAGCGGATCGGTCGGTCCGGCCTCTTCAAGAGAGACGAGACGATCCTTAGCCATTTTCTCCGACACTTTCGCTTCCAGGGATTTCTGAATTTCTGTTTTCAGGGGATTCAGGTTGACCACGGTCTCTTCCCGGGGGGAGAGGAAAGTGACGAGGTCGTCCTCCTGTCCCGGAGGGACCATCACGATTCGAAAGGTCAGCCGTTTGTTGAGCGTGTAGATGATCATGTTCGTCCGGGCGTCCGGGTTGTAGGTGATGGGTTTGACCTTGACCCTTTTTCCGAACACTTCGGCCAGAAAAAGCTTGGAGTCGCCCATATAGACCTCCTTGGCGTCTTCCGGCAGATCGACGAGGGTGACGTGGGACACCGCTGTCCGGAGAGTGTAGATCCGGTCGGGGTCGTAGACCCGGGTCCGGATCCCTCCTTCCGGACGGACGGGAGCCGGAGGGGGAAAGGCCTGAACCGGCATCGGTTTTTTCAGCATGACGATTTCGCCCGCCGGTTCTCCTTTTGGGGAGGAAGGGGCCAGGACATCGGCTTCCGGAGCAGGAGAAGGGACGGGGGACGCCGGTGAGGGCGGAATCGGGGCAAGGGCGGGATCGGTGGCGCGTGTCGCGGAGGGCGAGGGATCCCTCTTCGGGTTGCCCGGGAACAGATCCGGGGGTTCGGCGGAAACCTCTGTTTTGCCCTGCCGGTCCGACGAGGAGCGGGCATCCATATAATAGAAAGTGGGAAGAAGGACCACCGCGAGAGAAAGAACAAAGCCGGCCAGAAACCCTTTTTTCATGGGGTCTTCCCGCCCGCGATGGCGGTCCTGTCGATCAGATGCTCGGCATAGGACGAAACCCACAAGCCGTAAGGGTTCGACGGAAGGGGCGCTCCCACACGGACGATGAAGCGGCATTTCAGAATGTCATCCCGTCGGGACGCCGGATTGTCGTAGGAGAACACATGCCGGACGACCACCGCGACGACGGCATAGACCCCCGGAGACACTTTCCGGATCCGGCTTTCCCGAAGTTCGACCCGGCTGCGGACCCGGGAATCGCGGATCCGTTTTACAAACTGGTCTCTGGAAAAGTCGCTTTCGAATCTCTCCCGGAGCCCGGGGGTCATCCGGTCCAGAGCTTTCTTGAGACGATAGGTTTCCTGAAAGGAGTCATATCCGGTCAGGTCATGCAGGAATGTCTCGACAAAAGCGGACAGGACGAGCCTGAAACGACCGGACTGGTCCTCGGACGACAGGGGGGCCAGAACGCGCATTTTTCCGTCCTGAAAAAGACCGACGACCAGGGGGACCCTCGGAGCCGAGCGATACACGAGTCCGAGGGAGAAAAGATACAGGACGGAAACAACCCAGAACAGGCGGCGATAGTCGGACAGACGGGATTCCAGTTCCAGCAGGCGGTCCATACCCGAAGGGGGATGAAACTCCCCGGGTTCTTCCCGGGGAGACAGAAACGGGAAATTCATGAACTCTCCTTCTTTTTCCGGGATCGTGGCCGGACTGGAACAGCTTCTTCCGGTACCGGGGACGCCGGTGCCCCGGGTTCTTCCGGAAGAGTGCTCTTTCGGGGAGCGGCCTTTCGGGGAGCTGCGGCAGAACGGGTCTTTTTCGGGGCTGTCCGGCGACCGCTCGTGGAAGCGCTTCTGCGCCGGGGCGTTTTCTTCTCCGACTCCCCTTCTCCCGCCTTCTCCGTTTCTCCCGAGCCGGCCGTTTTCCGGCTTTTTCTCTTCCAGACGAGAGATGTCTGACTGAATGGCCCGAAACGGATCTGCTTTTTCCGGTAAACGCGCCGGCCCTGACCGACGTCCCGGGTCACGCTGCCGAATTTCAGCTCTCCCATTCCCATTGGCAACTCCCCGGTCGTGACCGGCCGGACGACCGCTTCCGAAAACAGTTTCTTTCCGAACAGGACCGCCTGGGGGCCGACAAACGATCCGATCCCTTCATAGGACCGGTCGAGGAGAAGATGGGTCACGATGGGAACGAGGAGAAACATCAGGACCAGGACCAGCATGATCCCGATCGAGAGCGTTTCGTTGATCAGGAGAGTCGATCCCCCGGCCGACCCCAGGGCGCCGGCAAGATTGATCGCGGTGAAGATTCCGACGAAAAGGTTGTGGATCACGAGCCAGAGCATGACTTCGAGCATGTTCCTTCCCCACTGGATCAGAAGAAAGAACATCCCCGGTATGACGGCGAGGCTGCAGAGGACAGGGCCGATGGCATACAAAAAGGCCAGAAGGGTATACCGGAGAAGCGTGAAAAGAAAGATCAGGACCTTCAGAAGATCCATCAGCAGAAGATAGACAAGTCCCATCGGGTCGGTCAGGAGCGAAAAGAAGGAGCTTCCCGACGGAGGCAGAAGGGGAACGCCCCAGATGGTTTCGTAAAACTGGACAATCAGGTTGGACGGATAAACGGTGGAAGCGACCGACCCGACCAGAAGCGACAGATCCTGAAAGACGCCGCCGTATCCCATGAGGAGAAAGAAGACCGAAAGCCCCTTCAGAAGATCCCAAAACACGGGCTTTTCGTCCCGCAACTTTCCCCAGAGGAGCACCATCGCCACGGGAATCGTGATCAAAAAAAGAGTCCGGGCCACAGAAAAGACCTGAAGCCGGATCGGTTCCAGAACACATGGAATGGTATAGGAATCCTGAAACAGAAGCGTCCCGAAGCGGGCCGAGCACACCATCCTCCGGCTTACCGGATCATGATCCAGGACGGGATTTCCGTCTGGACCCGCAGCTGGTCGATGGCGCTTCTTTTTCTCGTCTGCTCGATCGCCTCCCCTTCCAGCCCAAGGGAAGAGGATTGTTCCTTGAGAAGGTAGAGAAGGTCCTTGTGGATGGACAAAAGCATCTGGTAAATGTGCCCTTCGGTGTCCGCCCCCAGACGGAGGGCCCCTTCCGGACTGGCTTCGTAGGCCATCTGGTGGATGCCGTTTCCGATCGCTTCCTCTCCCGGCGTCCGTGTGATACCCCCGAGCGCGGCCCCCATTCCTTCGTGGGCCGACCGGGTGATGTCGGTCAGGGAGAGAGGCGGACCGACCGGGGTCGACAGGGGCTGGGGCGGTTCCGGAGGGAGCACCGGTGCCCGGTAAAAATCGACGCCGGCGTCCTTGACCGCAAAAAAGTTTTTCAGCCGCTGAAGATTGGAAAGCGTCCGGCTTTCCACCCAGAGGAGACGCGTTTCGATCATATTCCCGAAGCCGGCGATGGCATACGCCCTGTCCGGTGCGGCAACCATCGAAAAGACAAGCAGGAGGGTTCCGGTGGACAATGCTGTCCGGAAAATCGGACGACGTCTTTTTCTCACCGGGGTTCCCCCTGCTGGCAGAGAAACCTCAGCCCTTCCAGAAATCCGCCCTGTTTTTCGGCCGCCTCCCGAAAGGTCCGGTCTTCCTCCGGGGACCTGGCCCCCAGCCAGAACGCCAGGGGAAAGGCTTCCAGACGAAGGATCCGGCCTTCGGCTCCGATGCGGAGATAGCCTTCGGAAAAGACGCCCCGGACGCTTTCGAGGGAATGGACAAGACCCTGTTCCCGTTCGTCGAACCCCAGTTCCGCCAGTCGTTCATGTCCGTTGGCCAGAGAAAAAACCCATGTCCAGAAGGTATTGTTCAGAAGACCGGCGGCCAGTTCCTCTTCGAGGAGATCCGCCGGGGATTGCGTAATGGCGACGACACCCCCTCCCCACTTTCGCACGGTGCGATATAGGTTTGAGAGAAACTCCGTGCCTTTGAGTTCCCTCAGGATCCGGTGGGCCTCATCAAAGACCAGATAGAGCTTCCTGTCCGCTCCCCCTTCCCGCAGCCGGAACAGGGACAGGCTTCCGATGAAGGCAAAGACAATCCCCTTGAGAGCGCCATGGCTGTCCAGGGCGGACAGGTCAAACGCGACCAGCCGTTCCGTATAGTCGAACCCGCCCGGATGATTGACCAGGTCCTGGTAAATCCCGGTCGCCCAGGATTCCAGGACCTTGCCCATGGCATACGAGAGGGTCTCGTCTTCCCGGTCTTTTCCGCGAAAGGAGAGGAGCTCCTGGGCCAGCATGGACAGAACCGGTCGCCTTTTGTCGTCTTCGAGACGGTCGTAGACGGTTTCGACGCAGGCAAGAAGAATCCGTCGATGAAGAGGGCCGACCGGGAAGCTCGGCGTCAGAAAGGTTTCGAGAACACTTCCCAGAAGACCGAGCATATCCGGGTCATAGCGATCCACGTTTTTCCCTCCGGCCAGAAGACGAAACCGCTCGGGAAAAGGATTCAGCGAAAACGATCCCCCCAGAGCGATTTTGATGTACCTTCCTCCGAAGAAACGGCAGAATCTCTCAAAGTCTTCCCCGCTTTCGACGACGATCGCCTCGTGTTTTTCGTCTTCGGATAGAAATTGTCCGAGCAGCATTTTGCTGGCGAACGATTTTCCGCTTCCGGAGGATCCCAGAATCAGCCCGTTGTGGTTGGGGTGAAACGGGTTCCAGAAATCGAGTCCGACGCCTTCGTCCAGGTGGCTGTGGCTCCAGAACCAGGGTTTTTCATCATCGGGAGCCTTGTCCCAGATCGGCAAAAACAGCGGCAAGGGTCCGGACAGTATGGTTTCCCAGCGATCGCTGGCATCCGTCTGCAACGGAAGACCAGACAAAAACAGGGGCCACTGGCGATAGGGCTCATGCGCAAGCACGGTGCCGGGAACCCCGGAATAGGCCCGGAAAACTTCCTGACCCATCTCCGTCAGGTCCTCCTCCCTGTCGGACCAGAAAGAAAGACAAAGGTTCACCGAAAACGGGTCCCCTCCTTCGCGGTCGTCTTCGAACGCGGCCTCGAGAAATCGTTCCCTCTGGCGCTGATCGTTTTCCAGACGGTAGGATCGTCCCGGCAGCAACAATCCCAGAAACCGGCTGACGGTCATGTGGCTCTGGACAGCGTCCAGGGTTTTTTTTCGCGGAGGCTTCCAGAGGTTCAGGACCAGATCGTGGCTGAAGTCGGCTTCTTCCAGAAACAGGGCGAGGGTGTCCCGGTCGGGGTCCGGTGGCCAGGAACGCAAGGACTGCATGCGGCCGTAAAGAGTCCCTCCGTCCGGATGGCGGGCAACGAGTCCGGTCGGGGTTTCGGTAAACGATGTGTGGGCGAGTTCTTCCGAAAGTGTCATCCGGGGGTCCGGAGCAGGCGTCCAGAGGCGAGACGGGAGGGACGGGTTCAGGATGGCGGACAAATACTCCCGGACACGTGTCCCGTTCATCCGTTCTGCTTCTATCCCGCACCCCGGAAAAAGCTGTTCGAGCAAAGCGCCGGTCTCAAGAAGGCCAGACATGCGTTTTTCATGGGTTCTCCGCAAAAACTGTGACGGCCGCCCGAAGGATTCCCTCC
Coding sequences within it:
- a CDS encoding TrbG/VirB9 family P-type conjugative transfer protein, whose product is MKKGFLAGFVLSLAVVLLPTFYYMDARSSSDRQGKTEVSAEPPDLFPGNPKRDPSPSATRATDPALAPIPPSPASPVPSPAPEADVLAPSSPKGEPAGEIVMLKKPMPVQAFPPPAPVRPEGGIRTRVYDPDRIYTLRTAVSHVTLVDLPEDAKEVYMGDSKLFLAEVFGKRVKVKPITYNPDARTNMIIYTLNKRLTFRIVMVPPGQEDDLVTFLSPREETVVNLNPLKTEIQKSLEAKVSEKMAKDRLVSLEEAGPTDPLPIEGRGNGIRLRLLGFTRTPADARIFALFEVLNTGRTTFRVERIRLRGYRRSVLWEGEKQWKENADWESTFDREILPGKTGRFLLSVTRIPTSGGRRGLEIELDGQTQAGTEIVRGDSGGERH
- a CDS encoding VirB4 family type IV secretion system protein, with translation MFEKILRSSPPVSRAFDLWGEEAGAVYGTRERYALLYHLSGVNLFVRPDSAVEQVYQGLRRFLHHLPEGWGLQFRVRTRVGVPANGDVLAPRWCREPLDGKSSSREEDPATWYLRDRQHHFLSRTLRTRELTLALISFPDKEKIRVRPSFYPRRESFGRPSQFLRRTHEKRMSGLLETGALLEQLFPGCGIEAERMNGTRVREYLSAILNPSLPSRLWTPAPDPRMTLSEELAHTSFTETPTGLVARHPDGGTLYGRMQSLRSWPPDPDRDTLALFLEEADFSHDLVLNLWKPPRKKTLDAVQSHMTVSRFLGLLLPGRSYRLENDQRQRERFLEAAFEDDREGGDPFSVNLCLSFWSDREEDLTEMGQEVFRAYSGVPGTVLAHEPYRQWPLFLSGLPLQTDASDRWETILSGPLPLFLPIWDKAPDDEKPWFWSHSHLDEGVGLDFWNPFHPNHNGLILGSSGSGKSFASKMLLGQFLSEDEKHEAIVVESGEDFERFCRFFGGRYIKIALGGSFSLNPFPERFRLLAGGKNVDRYDPDMLGLLGSVLETFLTPSFPVGPLHRRILLACVETVYDRLEDDKRRPVLSMLAQELLSFRGKDREDETLSYAMGKVLESWATGIYQDLVNHPGGFDYTERLVAFDLSALDSHGALKGIVFAFIGSLSLFRLREGGADRKLYLVFDEAHRILRELKGTEFLSNLYRTVRKWGGGVVAITQSPADLLEEELAAGLLNNTFWTWVFSLANGHERLAELGFDEREQGLVHSLESVRGVFSEGYLRIGAEGRILRLEAFPLAFWLGARSPEEDRTFREAAEKQGGFLEGLRFLCQQGEPR